From the genome of Arthrobacter alpinus, one region includes:
- the fmdA gene encoding formamidase, which yields MPEVIFRLDSNKKFKDQETLGHNRWHPEIPPVATVKPGDVFRVDCREWFDGAIKNDDSAQDILQAPLLTVHTLSGPFGVEGARPGDLLVVDILDVGPIPQEDSGPLAGQGWGYTGIFAKNNGGSFLTDQFPDAYKAIWDFTGQVATSRHVPGVAFEGLIHPGLMGTAPSAALLAKWNKREGDLIATDPLRVPPLALPPEAEHAVLGGLPADQWARVGSEAARTAPPRENGGNQDIKNLSKGTRIFYPVFVDGANFSVGDLHFSQGDGEITFCGGIEMGGFIDLRVDIIRGGMETYGVSENAIFMPGRVEPQFSEWLAFSGTSVTLDGEQRYLDSHLSYQRACLHAIDYLAKFGYAPEQAYLLLGAAPVEGRLSGVVDIPNSCSTIYLPTAMFDFDIRPSASGPHQIDPGIGAPRADNA from the coding sequence ATGCCAGAAGTGATCTTCCGCCTCGATTCGAACAAGAAGTTCAAAGATCAGGAAACTCTCGGCCACAACCGATGGCACCCTGAGATCCCACCCGTTGCCACCGTCAAACCCGGTGATGTTTTCCGGGTGGATTGCCGCGAGTGGTTTGATGGGGCAATCAAGAATGATGACTCCGCCCAGGATATTCTTCAGGCACCCTTGCTGACGGTGCACACCTTGTCCGGACCCTTTGGTGTGGAAGGTGCCAGACCCGGTGACCTGTTGGTGGTGGACATTCTTGATGTGGGTCCCATTCCGCAGGAAGATTCCGGTCCGCTTGCCGGGCAGGGCTGGGGCTATACGGGCATTTTCGCCAAAAACAATGGCGGTAGTTTTTTGACGGACCAGTTCCCCGATGCCTACAAAGCCATTTGGGATTTTACCGGCCAAGTTGCCACCTCCCGGCACGTACCTGGGGTTGCTTTTGAGGGCCTCATCCACCCAGGATTGATGGGCACCGCGCCCTCGGCTGCGCTGCTGGCAAAGTGGAACAAGCGTGAAGGTGATTTGATTGCCACCGATCCGCTTAGGGTCCCGCCGCTGGCACTGCCGCCTGAAGCGGAGCACGCGGTTCTTGGGGGGCTTCCTGCCGATCAATGGGCGCGGGTTGGCTCCGAGGCCGCACGAACAGCCCCGCCTCGGGAAAACGGCGGAAACCAGGACATCAAGAACCTCTCCAAAGGCACCCGCATCTTTTACCCCGTGTTTGTTGACGGCGCCAACTTCTCCGTCGGAGATCTACACTTCTCCCAGGGCGACGGTGAGATCACCTTCTGCGGCGGCATCGAAATGGGCGGATTCATTGATCTGCGGGTCGACATCATCCGCGGGGGCATGGAAACGTACGGTGTGAGCGAGAACGCCATCTTTATGCCAGGCCGGGTGGAGCCACAGTTCAGTGAGTGGCTGGCGTTCTCGGGAACCTCCGTGACTCTTGATGGCGAGCAGCGCTACCTTGATTCGCATCTGTCCTACCAGCGCGCCTGCCTGCACGCGATCGACTATCTGGCCAAGTTCGGTTACGCGCCGGAGCAGGCTTACCTGCTCCTTGGTGCGGCGCCGGTGGAGGGCCGGCTCTCCGGCGTGGTGGACATCCCGAACTCGTGTTCAACGATCTACTTGCCGACGGCGATGTTTGATTTTGATATCCGACCGTCAGCCAGTGGCCCGCACCAGATCGATCCAGGGATAGGGGCGCCGCGGGCCGATAATGCTTGA
- the hutH gene encoding histidine ammonia-lyase translates to MTTVVLSSSGVTPEDVIAVARHDAKVTISAEALAGVERVRAHIEKLAHSDTPAYGISTGFGALANRHIHEDMRTQLQKSLIRSHSAGMGPAVEREVVRALMFLRAKTLASGRTGVRPVVVATMVEVLNAGITPVVREFGSLGCSGDLAPLSHCALVLMGEGEATGPDGTHFGGKGERPVAELLAEAGITPIELAEKEGLALVNGTDGMLGMLLMAIADLRLLLTTADITAALSVEGLLGTDQVFVPELHMDLRPHPGQALSADNMLRVLANSPIVASHRVGDSRVQDAYSLRCAPQVAGAARDTVDHALMVATRELAASIDNPVVLPDGRVSSNGNFHGAPVAYVLDFLAIVAADVASIAERRTDRMLDPARSHGLPAFLAGDPGVDSGLMIAQYTQAGLVSDSKRLAVPASVDSIPSSAMQEDHVSMGWHAARKLRRSVENLRRVLAIELVTATRAIDMRTEMSDGELVPGPAGAAVIEVLRATVPGPGADRFLSPELEEADRLVGSGAIRAAAEKATGPLN, encoded by the coding sequence ATGACCACCGTCGTACTCTCTTCCTCAGGCGTCACACCAGAGGACGTCATCGCCGTGGCCCGCCACGACGCGAAGGTAACCATCAGTGCAGAAGCGCTGGCCGGCGTCGAGCGCGTGCGGGCGCACATTGAAAAGCTGGCGCACTCCGACACCCCGGCCTATGGCATCTCCACGGGCTTCGGCGCCCTGGCCAACCGGCACATTCACGAGGACATGCGCACGCAATTGCAGAAATCGCTCATCCGCAGCCACTCCGCCGGCATGGGTCCGGCCGTGGAACGCGAGGTGGTGCGCGCCCTGATGTTCCTACGCGCCAAGACCCTCGCTTCGGGACGAACCGGCGTGCGGCCCGTCGTCGTGGCGACCATGGTCGAGGTGCTCAACGCCGGCATCACCCCCGTGGTCCGCGAATTCGGCTCGCTTGGCTGCTCCGGGGACCTCGCGCCGCTCTCGCATTGCGCCCTGGTGCTCATGGGCGAAGGCGAGGCCACCGGGCCTGACGGCACGCACTTTGGCGGCAAGGGGGAGCGGCCGGTTGCCGAACTGCTCGCCGAGGCCGGCATTACGCCGATCGAGCTCGCGGAGAAAGAGGGCCTGGCCCTGGTCAACGGCACCGACGGCATGCTCGGCATGCTCTTGATGGCCATCGCCGACCTGCGCCTGCTGCTCACGACCGCGGACATCACCGCCGCGCTGAGTGTCGAGGGTCTGCTGGGCACCGACCAGGTATTCGTGCCGGAGCTGCACATGGACCTGCGTCCGCACCCCGGCCAGGCACTCAGTGCAGATAATATGTTGCGTGTGCTCGCCAACTCGCCGATTGTGGCCTCCCACCGCGTGGGCGACTCCCGTGTGCAGGACGCGTACTCGCTGCGTTGCGCCCCGCAGGTGGCCGGCGCCGCGCGTGACACCGTGGACCATGCGCTGATGGTCGCCACCCGCGAGCTCGCCGCCTCGATCGACAACCCCGTGGTGCTGCCCGACGGCCGGGTCTCCTCCAACGGCAACTTCCACGGTGCCCCGGTGGCGTATGTGCTGGACTTTTTGGCGATCGTCGCAGCCGACGTCGCATCGATCGCCGAGCGCCGCACCGACCGCATGCTTGACCCCGCCCGAAGCCACGGACTGCCCGCCTTCCTGGCCGGGGACCCCGGCGTTGACTCCGGGCTCATGATCGCCCAGTACACGCAGGCCGGGCTCGTCTCCGACTCCAAGCGCCTGGCCGTCCCCGCCTCCGTTGACTCCATCCCCAGCTCCGCCATGCAGGAGGACCACGTCTCCATGGGCTGGCATGCCGCCCGCAAGCTGCGCCGCTCCGTGGAAAACCTGCGCCGCGTGCTCGCTATCGAGCTCGTCACGGCCACCCGAGCCATCGACATGCGCACGGAAATGTCCGACGGCGAACTTGTCCCGGGGCCTGCCGGTGCGGCCGTGATTGAGGTGCTTCGGGCGACGGTGCCGGGCCCGGGGGCCGACCGCTTTCTGTCCCCTGAGCTGGAGGAGGCTGACCGCCTGGTGGGTTCCGGGGCCATCCGTGCAGCCGCAGAGAAGGCCACCGGCCCGCTGAACTAA
- a CDS encoding ABC transporter ATP-binding protein, with translation MFDWDAFVKLFRLAVRHAKPYWVWVVAVLVLQLISTIAALYLPSLNAQIIDQGISKGDTDFIWSTGMTMIIVCFIQVAAAIGGIYFGARAAMAIGRDLRREVYYRVNALGALDVSRFGTATLITRNTNDVQQVQMLVLMALNFMVSTPIMCIGGIVMALREDVGLSWLLWVSVPLLFIVVGFLVVKLLPLFREMQDRIDTVNGVLREQITGIRVIRAFVREKFESERYREANLNLTRVSVRVGNSFVLMFPAIMMILHLATAAVLWFGGHRVDAGQMQIGSLTAFLQYLLQILVAVMMGVFMVMMIPRAAISAERLDDVLTAEPSLAVPTHRELPVSHAVEFSAVSFGYPGAERPVLNNVSFTAEAGKTTAIVGSTGSGKSTLLNLIPRLFDPLDGSVRIGGVDVSELSRKQMAGLVGLVPQKPYLFSGTVASNLKFGRPDADDDDLWHALTVAQAKDFVEEKPKKLATPIAQGGTNVSGGQRQRLCIARALAARPRIYLFDDSFSALDVATDQRLRESLHGATTGATVIIVAQRISTIREADHIIVLDGGEIVGTGTHDQLLASNETYREIVQSQLSIEGVA, from the coding sequence ATGTTCGATTGGGATGCCTTCGTGAAACTCTTCCGCCTGGCCGTCCGCCACGCAAAACCATATTGGGTATGGGTTGTGGCCGTCCTTGTGTTGCAGCTGATCTCCACCATCGCCGCGCTGTACCTGCCCAGCCTGAACGCCCAGATCATTGACCAAGGCATCTCCAAGGGCGACACCGACTTCATCTGGTCAACCGGCATGACCATGATCATTGTCTGCTTCATCCAGGTGGCTGCGGCGATCGGTGGCATATATTTTGGCGCCCGCGCGGCCATGGCCATCGGCCGGGATCTGCGCCGCGAGGTGTATTACCGGGTCAACGCCCTCGGCGCCCTGGATGTGAGCCGCTTCGGCACGGCCACGCTGATTACCCGCAACACCAATGACGTCCAGCAGGTGCAGATGCTGGTGCTGATGGCGCTGAACTTCATGGTCTCAACGCCCATCATGTGCATAGGCGGGATCGTCATGGCCCTGCGCGAAGACGTGGGGCTGTCCTGGCTGCTTTGGGTGTCTGTGCCACTGCTGTTCATCGTGGTGGGATTCCTCGTGGTGAAGCTGCTGCCGCTGTTCCGCGAAATGCAGGACCGAATCGACACCGTCAACGGGGTCTTACGCGAGCAGATCACCGGCATCAGGGTCATCCGCGCCTTTGTCCGCGAGAAGTTCGAGTCCGAGCGCTACCGTGAAGCCAACCTGAATCTGACCCGTGTCTCCGTTCGGGTGGGCAACTCGTTCGTGCTCATGTTCCCGGCCATCATGATGATCCTGCATCTGGCCACCGCCGCCGTACTTTGGTTTGGCGGGCACCGGGTCGACGCCGGGCAAATGCAGATCGGCTCGCTCACAGCATTCCTGCAGTACCTCCTGCAGATCCTTGTCGCCGTCATGATGGGTGTCTTCATGGTCATGATGATCCCGCGAGCCGCGATCTCCGCCGAGCGACTCGATGACGTCCTCACCGCAGAGCCCAGCCTCGCCGTACCAACGCACCGGGAACTGCCGGTGAGCCACGCAGTCGAATTTTCAGCCGTTTCCTTCGGATATCCCGGTGCCGAGCGCCCCGTCCTGAACAACGTCAGCTTCACCGCCGAGGCGGGAAAGACGACGGCGATCGTTGGCTCCACCGGTTCCGGCAAGTCGACGCTGCTGAACCTCATACCGCGCCTGTTTGATCCGCTGGACGGTTCCGTGCGCATTGGCGGTGTCGATGTCAGCGAGCTCAGCCGAAAGCAGATGGCAGGCCTCGTGGGTCTGGTCCCGCAGAAGCCGTACCTGTTCTCCGGCACGGTGGCCTCGAACCTGAAGTTTGGCCGGCCCGACGCGGACGACGACGATCTGTGGCATGCGCTGACCGTGGCACAGGCCAAGGACTTTGTGGAAGAAAAGCCCAAAAAGTTGGCCACGCCCATCGCCCAGGGCGGCACCAACGTCTCCGGCGGGCAACGGCAGCGGCTGTGCATTGCCCGTGCGCTCGCAGCCCGTCCGCGGATCTACCTCTTCGACGATTCCTTCTCGGCGCTCGATGTTGCCACCGACCAGCGGCTGCGCGAATCCCTGCATGGCGCCACCACCGGGGCCACGGTCATCATCGTGGCCCAACGTATCTCCACCATTCGGGAGGCCGACCACATTATCGTGCTCGACGGCGGCGAAATAGTCGGCACAGGGACCCACGACCAACTCCTTGCGAGCAACGAAACCTACCGTGAAATTGTGCAATCGCAGCTGAGCATTGAGGGGGTGGCCTGA
- a CDS encoding AmiS/UreI family transporter produces the protein MKIIIPPLTKGFLVSSVGLLYVGAVLFINGLMLLGKIPGKSAAVLNFFVGAMQIVFPTIILAQANGDPAVILGASGLYLFGFTYLYVGFNQVFELSGEGLGWFSLFVAITAVVMGIVQFTQTNDPVFGVIWFVWAILWTLFFLLLGLGMQSLNDFTGWFTIFVAFLTGTIPALMLLTGNYVSTAREAIWLVVLAAVAIGASFALSTKYRASQPITV, from the coding sequence ATGAAAATAATTATCCCGCCTCTGACGAAGGGATTTTTGGTGAGTAGTGTCGGTTTGTTGTACGTCGGTGCCGTCCTTTTCATTAATGGGCTCATGCTCCTGGGGAAAATTCCGGGAAAATCGGCCGCCGTTCTGAACTTTTTCGTCGGAGCCATGCAGATTGTCTTTCCGACCATCATCTTAGCCCAAGCAAACGGCGATCCAGCCGTTATTCTAGGCGCTTCCGGCCTTTACCTCTTTGGGTTCACGTACCTGTATGTAGGTTTCAACCAAGTGTTTGAACTGTCGGGCGAAGGGTTAGGCTGGTTCTCACTCTTTGTCGCCATCACCGCAGTGGTGATGGGAATTGTGCAATTTACGCAGACCAACGATCCGGTGTTTGGTGTTATCTGGTTTGTATGGGCTATTTTGTGGACACTCTTCTTCCTTTTGCTGGGCCTGGGTATGCAATCCTTGAATGATTTCACTGGGTGGTTTACCATCTTCGTGGCCTTTTTGACGGGAACCATTCCAGCATTGATGTTGTTGACTGGAAATTATGTGAGCACGGCCCGAGAAGCAATCTGGCTGGTGGTATTGGCTGCCGTCGCTATAGGTGCTTCATTTGCCTTGTCCACAAAATACCGTGCATCCCAGCCAATTACGGTGTGA
- a CDS encoding ABC transporter ATP-binding protein, with protein sequence MARKDKGAKSSLQAPEIDAIEEELIPEYKPSEADGDMFGGTPAKKAEHFWPSVQRLVGLLRPERGMFSVVIALVSASVVLTVIAPKVLGQAMDVIFNGVIGSQLPAGVPLESIIAGMRAEGNNQMAYMLAKTNLAPGAGIDFAQLSQLIIFVLALYMVASTLMWLQGYLLNALVMRVVFRLREDIERKLNRLPLGYFDTRQRGDLMSRVTNDVDNIQSALQQGFSQLVQSALTVLGIGIMMFIVSWQLALIALIALPLSAIIAGVIGTRSQKLFAAQWKHTGSLNGHIEETFSGLELVRAYGRDSEMLAEFDERNEHLFKASFGAQFVSGMIMPAMQFVSYLSYVLVAVVGGLRVATGGMTLGDATAFIQYSREFSQPIGEMAGIANLIQSGVASAERTFEILDAQEQEAEEDSELLPGRTDGHVRFENVSFSYSPDMPLIRDVSFTVEPGQTVAIVGPTGAGKTTLVNLVMRFYELTGGRIMLDGVDTRELSREQVRAQVGMVLQDAWLFEGTIRENIRYGRLDATDEEIVAAAEATMVDRFVRKLPDGYDTVIDADGGTVSAGERQLLTIARAFIAQPSLLILDEATSSVDTRTELLVQHAMAALRTDRTSFVIAHRLSTIRDAHTILVMADGDIVEQGNHTQLLARRGAYYALYMTQFQGGHELEGEVAAELH encoded by the coding sequence ATGGCGCGCAAGGACAAGGGCGCGAAGTCCTCACTGCAGGCGCCGGAGATCGACGCCATTGAAGAGGAACTCATCCCCGAGTACAAGCCCAGCGAGGCTGACGGCGACATGTTTGGCGGGACGCCAGCAAAGAAGGCAGAGCACTTCTGGCCGTCGGTGCAGCGGCTCGTGGGGCTGCTGCGCCCGGAACGGGGCATGTTCTCGGTGGTCATTGCCCTCGTGTCGGCCTCGGTGGTGTTGACCGTGATTGCCCCGAAGGTCCTGGGGCAGGCCATGGATGTCATCTTCAACGGCGTGATTGGTTCACAGCTGCCGGCCGGGGTCCCGCTGGAGTCGATCATCGCGGGCATGCGGGCAGAGGGCAACAACCAAATGGCCTATATGCTCGCCAAGACCAACCTGGCGCCCGGTGCCGGCATCGACTTTGCCCAGCTCAGCCAGCTCATCATCTTTGTGCTGGCACTGTACATGGTGGCCTCAACGCTGATGTGGCTGCAGGGCTACCTGCTCAACGCCCTCGTCATGCGCGTGGTGTTCCGCCTGCGCGAGGACATTGAACGAAAGCTCAACCGGCTTCCGTTAGGGTACTTCGACACCCGCCAGCGCGGGGATCTGATGTCGCGGGTGACGAACGACGTCGATAATATCCAGTCCGCCCTGCAGCAGGGGTTCTCGCAGCTGGTGCAATCCGCACTGACGGTTCTTGGCATTGGCATCATGATGTTCATCGTGTCGTGGCAGTTGGCGTTGATCGCACTTATTGCGCTGCCGCTGTCGGCCATCATCGCCGGGGTGATCGGCACGCGCTCGCAGAAGCTGTTCGCCGCGCAGTGGAAGCACACAGGCTCTCTCAACGGGCACATTGAGGAGACGTTCTCCGGGCTTGAACTGGTCCGCGCCTACGGCCGCGATTCGGAAATGCTGGCCGAATTTGACGAGCGCAACGAGCACCTGTTCAAGGCCTCTTTCGGGGCACAGTTTGTCTCCGGAATGATCATGCCCGCCATGCAGTTCGTCTCCTACCTCTCCTACGTGCTGGTCGCCGTCGTGGGCGGCCTCCGTGTGGCAACCGGGGGGATGACGCTCGGCGACGCCACCGCGTTCATCCAGTACTCGCGCGAGTTCTCTCAGCCCATTGGCGAGATGGCCGGCATTGCCAACCTGATCCAGTCCGGCGTGGCCTCGGCGGAGCGGACCTTTGAGATTCTCGACGCGCAAGAGCAGGAAGCGGAGGAGGATTCCGAGCTCCTGCCCGGGCGGACGGACGGGCATGTGCGCTTTGAGAACGTCTCGTTCAGCTACTCGCCGGACATGCCACTGATCCGCGACGTTTCCTTCACGGTAGAGCCGGGGCAGACGGTGGCGATCGTGGGCCCCACGGGCGCAGGCAAGACCACGCTGGTCAACTTGGTCATGCGCTTCTACGAGCTCACCGGCGGGCGGATCATGCTCGACGGCGTGGACACCCGCGAGCTGTCCCGCGAGCAGGTGCGCGCCCAGGTGGGCATGGTGCTCCAGGATGCGTGGTTGTTTGAGGGCACCATCCGGGAGAACATCCGCTACGGGCGCCTGGACGCCACGGACGAGGAGATAGTTGCCGCGGCCGAAGCTACCATGGTGGACAGGTTTGTCCGAAAGTTGCCCGACGGCTACGACACCGTCATTGACGCCGACGGCGGCACCGTCTCCGCCGGGGAACGCCAGTTGCTCACGATCGCCCGGGCGTTCATCGCCCAGCCGTCGCTGCTGATCCTGGACGAGGCCACGTCCTCGGTTGACACCCGTACCGAGCTGCTGGTCCAACACGCCATGGCTGCGCTGCGCACGGACCGGACCTCCTTCGTCATTGCGCACCGGCTCTCCACTATCCGCGACGCCCACACCATCTTGGTCATGGCGGACGGCGACATTGTCGAACAAGGCAACCATACGCAGTTGCTGGCCCGACGCGGCGCCTATTACGCGCTGTATATGACCCAATTCCAGGGCGGGCACGAACTGGAGGGCGAGGTCGCCGCCGAGTTGCACTAA
- a CDS encoding amino acid permease, which translates to MQTAGFSLTRGLNARHIRFMALGSAIGTGLFYGSATAIQKAGPAVLLAYIVAGAAVFMVMRALGEMAVRHPVSGSFGQYAGRYLGPLAGFITGWTYVFEMAIVAIADVTAFSIYMGFWFHDVPRWVWVLAIIFFLAALNLLSVKVFGELEFWFSLIKVAAIIAMIAGGVIIIAFGFHMEAAQTAPGLGNLVSNGGFLPNGWGGLLAAFAVVMFAFGGIETIGVTAGEAANPAKSIPQAVNTVPVRILLFYVLTIGVLMSLVPWNSITGQTSPFVQIFSSLGIPAAGHILNAVVITAALSAVNSDIFGAGRILFGLSQQGHAPAVFGKISRAGVPWMTVMMMTGVLLVGVVLNALMPEEVFLVIASIATFATVWVWVMILVSHIAMKREIARDSLSPSAFPVPLWPAGSALTVVFMAAIVVLLGAFPDTRVALWVGGAWLVLLVLAFRLWVRGDGRRRAVLVDESAPAAVVEREAAIPRR; encoded by the coding sequence ATGCAGACCGCAGGCTTCTCCCTCACTCGTGGACTCAACGCCCGCCACATCCGGTTCATGGCCCTGGGGTCCGCCATCGGCACCGGCTTGTTCTACGGCTCAGCCACTGCCATCCAGAAGGCCGGCCCGGCCGTACTGTTGGCGTACATCGTTGCCGGCGCCGCCGTATTCATGGTGATGCGGGCGCTGGGCGAGATGGCGGTCCGCCACCCCGTCTCGGGTTCCTTCGGCCAGTACGCCGGCCGCTACCTGGGTCCGCTGGCGGGGTTCATCACCGGCTGGACTTATGTTTTTGAAATGGCCATTGTCGCCATCGCTGACGTCACGGCGTTCAGCATCTACATGGGTTTCTGGTTCCACGACGTCCCCCGCTGGGTCTGGGTGCTGGCCATCATCTTTTTCCTTGCTGCCCTGAACCTGCTCAGCGTCAAGGTCTTTGGTGAGCTTGAGTTCTGGTTCTCGCTGATCAAGGTGGCGGCCATCATCGCTATGATCGCCGGCGGGGTGATCATCATCGCGTTTGGTTTCCACATGGAAGCCGCACAAACCGCACCCGGCCTGGGAAACCTGGTTTCAAACGGCGGCTTCCTGCCCAACGGCTGGGGCGGGTTGCTGGCGGCGTTCGCCGTGGTCATGTTTGCCTTCGGCGGGATCGAGACCATCGGGGTGACGGCCGGGGAGGCCGCCAACCCGGCCAAGTCCATCCCGCAGGCCGTGAACACGGTGCCCGTAAGGATCCTGCTGTTTTACGTGCTGACCATCGGCGTGCTCATGAGTCTGGTGCCGTGGAATTCGATCACCGGGCAGACCAGCCCCTTTGTGCAGATCTTCTCCTCCCTGGGCATCCCCGCGGCCGGTCACATCCTGAATGCCGTGGTCATCACCGCCGCCTTGTCGGCGGTCAACAGCGATATTTTCGGGGCGGGCCGCATCCTTTTCGGCCTGTCCCAGCAGGGCCATGCCCCAGCCGTGTTCGGCAAGATTTCACGTGCTGGTGTGCCCTGGATGACGGTGATGATGATGACGGGTGTGCTGCTGGTGGGCGTGGTGCTCAACGCACTCATGCCCGAAGAGGTGTTCTTGGTCATCGCCTCGATCGCCACGTTCGCCACGGTCTGGGTGTGGGTGATGATCCTGGTCTCGCACATTGCCATGAAGCGTGAAATCGCCCGAGACTCCCTGAGCCCCTCAGCCTTCCCGGTCCCGCTATGGCCCGCTGGCTCAGCCCTGACGGTGGTGTTCATGGCCGCCATCGTGGTGCTTTTAGGTGCGTTCCCCGACACCCGCGTAGCCCTGTGGGTTGGCGGAGCCTGGCTGGTGCTACTGGTGCTGGCGTTTCGGCTGTGGGTGCGCGGTGATGGACGACGCCGGGCAGTTCTGGTCGATGAAAGCGCACCTGCCGCCGTGGTTGAGAGGGAGGCTGCTATTCCGCGTCGGTGA
- a CDS encoding IclR family transcriptional regulator, with amino-acid sequence MTNTERVPSKVPAADNTLRILKLLSAKRGPLAASTIATSLGLPRSSVYHLLGVMEASGFVMHLHEEQRYGLGIAAFELSSAYSRQEPLSRLGRPLLASLVDKIGESSHLAVLHGRDVLYIVEERAKHRPSLVTEVGVRLPSHLTASGRAILAALPKSQVRALYPNAAAFSSRTEVAEPIGKYSTLSAHLDQVRQRGYSTEHGEVTDGFGSVAAAVRDHLGWPVAAVAVTFLEDKVPVSQWPALAQRVTKVADELSLRIYGRREG; translated from the coding sequence ATGACGAACACGGAACGGGTACCATCCAAGGTTCCGGCGGCGGACAATACCTTGCGGATTCTGAAACTTCTTTCGGCCAAGCGAGGCCCCCTGGCGGCCTCCACCATCGCCACCTCGCTGGGTCTGCCCCGCTCCAGCGTCTACCACCTGCTGGGAGTCATGGAAGCTAGTGGATTTGTCATGCACCTGCATGAGGAGCAGCGCTACGGGCTGGGCATTGCCGCGTTTGAGCTCAGCAGCGCCTATTCGCGTCAGGAGCCGCTGTCTCGCCTGGGCCGCCCCCTGCTGGCGTCGCTGGTGGACAAGATTGGTGAGAGCTCCCACCTGGCCGTGCTGCACGGGCGCGATGTGTTGTACATCGTGGAGGAGCGCGCCAAGCACCGCCCGTCCCTAGTGACCGAAGTCGGCGTCCGCCTTCCCAGCCACCTCACCGCGAGCGGGCGGGCCATTTTGGCGGCACTTCCCAAGTCGCAGGTCCGGGCCCTGTACCCCAACGCCGCGGCGTTCTCCTCCCGCACCGAGGTGGCCGAGCCCATCGGCAAATACTCGACCCTGTCAGCCCATCTTGATCAGGTCCGCCAGCGCGGCTACTCGACCGAACACGGTGAGGTCACCGACGGTTTTGGCTCCGTGGCTGCCGCAGTGAGGGACCACTTGGGCTGGCCCGTGGCCGCCGTAGCCGTTACGTTTTTGGAGGACAAGGTGCCGGTTTCCCAATGGCCTGCCCTCGCCCAACGCGTCACCAAGGTGGCAGACGAGCTGTCGCTGCGCATTTACGGCCGCCGCGAAGGGTAG
- a CDS encoding FmdB family zinc ribbon protein, which yields MPLYAFRCPNGTEFESSFAMAEVPDAAPCPDCNAPARRQMSSARLSIANSAEFKLIDATKRSAHEPQLVSGRTGASKKATRYTGNPLHQKLPRP from the coding sequence ATGCCCCTCTATGCCTTTCGCTGCCCTAACGGAACCGAATTTGAGTCGAGCTTTGCCATGGCAGAAGTGCCGGATGCGGCGCCGTGCCCCGACTGCAACGCGCCGGCGCGTCGACAGATGAGTTCCGCGCGCCTGTCGATTGCCAATAGCGCCGAGTTCAAGCTCATCGATGCCACCAAGCGCAGCGCCCACGAACCACAACTTGTCTCTGGCCGAACCGGTGCGTCGAAGAAGGCCACCCGCTACACGGGCAATCCGCTGCACCAAAAGCTTCCCCGCCCTTAG
- a CDS encoding spermidine synthase: protein MGRQRPSKSAAPEPDAAVKGPVAGKYQTDTGMAELVPDGDNPNGWLLLLNGVQSSHVDLADPLRLDFEYMRWIMALVADRWGAGEKLRTLSLGGAACSMPRYLVAAYPNSRNVVVEIDGKLANLVRDWFELPRAPLLKIRVGEAREVTETLTEASRDLVIRDVFSGAKTPHALTTAEFTEATKKVLAVDGVYVLNCGDSPALATARREAATIAAAFTYTAIIADPPMLKGRRSGNIIIAGSDAPLGVGGGLPRALLGGAMPAQLWDDAKVRQFGQSALILTDAE from the coding sequence ATGGGGCGCCAACGCCCGTCCAAGAGTGCGGCACCCGAACCGGATGCCGCCGTCAAGGGTCCCGTGGCCGGGAAGTACCAGACCGACACAGGGATGGCCGAGCTGGTCCCCGATGGGGACAACCCCAATGGCTGGCTACTCCTGCTCAACGGGGTGCAAAGTTCCCACGTTGACCTGGCCGACCCGCTGCGCCTGGACTTTGAATACATGCGCTGGATCATGGCACTGGTGGCGGACCGGTGGGGGGCCGGGGAGAAGCTGCGCACTCTCAGCCTCGGCGGCGCCGCGTGTTCCATGCCCCGCTACCTGGTGGCGGCGTACCCGAATTCCCGCAACGTTGTGGTGGAGATCGACGGAAAGCTGGCCAACTTGGTCCGTGACTGGTTTGAGCTGCCCCGCGCCCCCTTGCTGAAGATCAGGGTCGGCGAGGCGCGCGAGGTGACCGAAACGCTTACGGAAGCCAGCCGGGACCTGGTCATTCGCGACGTCTTTTCCGGCGCGAAGACACCGCACGCGCTGACCACTGCGGAGTTCACTGAGGCGACCAAAAAAGTCCTGGCCGTGGACGGCGTCTATGTCCTGAACTGTGGTGATTCGCCAGCCTTGGCAACGGCCCGGCGCGAGGCAGCCACGATTGCCGCGGCCTTCACCTACACGGCGATCATTGCCGACCCGCCCATGCTCAAGGGCCGCCGATCGGGCAACATCATCATCGCCGGCAGTGACGCACCCCTGGGCGTGGGCGGGGGCCTGCCCCGCGCGCTCCTGGGCGGCGCCATGCCAGCACAGCTCTGGGATGATGCCAAGGTTCGCCAATTCGGCCAAAGCGCCCTGATCCTCACCGACGCGGAATAG